The Ammospiza nelsoni isolate bAmmNel1 chromosome 27, bAmmNel1.pri, whole genome shotgun sequence genome contains a region encoding:
- the RPL36 gene encoding large ribosomal subunit protein eL36 — protein sequence MAIRYPMAVGLNKGYKVTKNVSKPRQCRRRGRLTKHTKFVRDMIREVCGFAPYERRAMELLKVSKDKRALKFIKKRVGTHIRAKRKREELSNVLAAMRKAAAKKD from the exons ATGGCCATCCGCTACCCTATGGCCGTGGGCCTTAACAAGGGCTACAAAGTGACGAAGAACGTGTCCAAGCCCCGACAGTGTCGCCGCCGTGGG cGCCTGACCAAACACACCAAGTTTGTGCGAGACATGATCAGGGAAGTCTGTGGCTTTGCGCCTTATGAGCGACGTGCAATGGAATTGCTTAAAGTGTCCAAGGACAAACGTGCTCTGAAGTTCATCAAGAAGCGG gtCGGCACTCACATTCGGGCCAAGAGGAAGCGGGAGGAACTCAGTAATGTCCTGGCAGCCATGAGGAAAGCTGCTGCAAAGAAGGATTGA